From Desulfobulbaceae bacterium, a single genomic window includes:
- a CDS encoding CBS domain-containing protein — MLIKDWMAKEVLTVDENTSLMRATRVMKENNIRKIPVVSHGKLLGIITDRDVKDASPSKTTSLDIHELYYLLSEMKVKDVMTKDPITMTGTDSLEKAALIMLENKISGIPVLDESGRMQGLLSETDVMLGFIHATGIKDGAIQYVFDLSDSPGSVTEVVQVIRDNNARVISILTSYEDAGEGKKQVAIRVTLSPSTSHEALTEVLSKRFKVVFHAKDDLENLPRKK; from the coding sequence ATGCTAATTAAGGATTGGATGGCAAAAGAAGTACTGACCGTAGATGAGAATACATCACTTATGCGTGCAACACGAGTAATGAAGGAGAATAATATTCGAAAAATTCCTGTAGTTTCCCATGGCAAACTGCTGGGGATTATCACAGATAGGGACGTTAAAGATGCCTCACCTTCGAAGACAACTTCATTGGATATTCACGAACTGTATTATCTTTTATCAGAAATGAAGGTAAAGGATGTGATGACGAAGGATCCGATTACCATGACTGGAACCGATTCTTTAGAGAAAGCAGCGTTAATTATGCTGGAAAATAAGATTTCCGGTATCCCTGTTTTAGATGAGTCTGGCCGTATGCAGGGCTTGTTGAGTGAAACAGACGTTATGCTTGGCTTTATTCATGCGACAGGCATTAAAGACGGGGCTATTCAGTACGTGTTTGATCTGAGTGATTCGCCTGGATCTGTAACCGAAGTTGTGCAGGTGATACGTGACAATAATGCACGTGTTATCAGTATTCTGACCTCCTATGAAGATGCTGGCGAAGGGAAGAAGCAGGTGGCTATCCGCGTCACTCTTTCTCCATCAACAAGCCATGAAGCGCTAACAGAGGTTTTGTCAAAGAGGTTTAAGGTAGTCTTTCATGCCAAGGACGATCTGGAAAACCTTCCTCGAAAAAAATAA
- a CDS encoding cytochrome C, translating into MQKLSVPIKKLKHFYPSTCLLLFFLLIIGGCIKVDPLVKHKFLTTIFDGVPDIPSIDELCEENMDDLFNRYYEQKINEASSGDWDTGKITTETGGSAHRPWKEKNCRGCHDFKAENKLLSSNTEICYLCHKNFIQGEFIHGPVSVGSCLACHDPHSSENLSLLRESLEKICFKCHLEERLAKAMHEKIIASGMLCVDCHDPHSQKVRYFLK; encoded by the coding sequence GTGCAAAAGCTATCTGTTCCTATCAAAAAATTAAAGCATTTTTACCCCAGCACCTGTCTCCTCCTTTTTTTCCTATTAATTATAGGCGGATGCATCAAGGTCGATCCCCTTGTAAAGCATAAATTTTTAACCACTATATTTGATGGAGTCCCAGACATCCCTTCTATTGACGAACTCTGTGAAGAAAATATGGATGATCTCTTCAACAGGTATTATGAGCAAAAGATAAATGAAGCTTCCTCGGGCGACTGGGATACCGGCAAAATCACTACCGAGACAGGAGGCTCAGCACACCGACCGTGGAAAGAGAAAAACTGCCGGGGTTGCCACGACTTTAAGGCGGAAAACAAACTCCTTTCGTCAAATACTGAAATTTGTTACCTCTGTCATAAAAACTTTATCCAGGGAGAATTTATCCATGGCCCGGTCTCCGTCGGCTCCTGCCTGGCTTGTCATGATCCGCACTCATCAGAGAACTTATCCCTTTTACGCGAAAGTCTTGAAAAGATCTGCTTTAAATGCCACCTTGAAGAGCGGCTGGCTAAAGCGATGCATGAAAAGATTATTGCCAGCGGTATGCTTTGTGTTGACTGCCATGACCCACACAGTCAAAAGGTTCGTTACTTTTTAAAATAA
- a CDS encoding NAD(P)H-hydrate dehydratase: protein MKLAEASVMQGLDRRTMELGVPGVVLMENAGKGTVDLLTEHFGDLAGQTVAIVAGPGNNGGDGFVIARHLLQLRAKPAVYCLVDPAKIKGDARINHDSVLNLKISVYYITKESGLTVCRAALVHSTIIMDALFGTGLKRRVEGLFAMVIECLNQAGRPIVSVDIPSGLDSDTGEPLGACVYATLTATYGLAKPGHVTYPGVEYTGILKVVDIGIPPQVVNEAAIKIDLLQKKEMVGLIPNRSLTSHKGSFGHVMLLAGSQGKTGAAILAARAALRSGVGLVSLGVPQKLNDIFEKSLIEAMTIPLASEYFIGIDDMHAIKSALHGMDSLVVGPGIGTDPETSALVAKLYADVDLPMVIDADAITALAREEVALSHHAPRIFTPHPGEMARLTGKTVKEIQGNRRLISSDFAVQNGVVVVLKGAATVIAAPDGRVAINPTGNAAMAVGGMGDVLSGLIGALIAQGLNAWDASCLGVYVHGLAADQIVAAHDLPFGILASEVADEIPLAFREIIKGTKLIR, encoded by the coding sequence ATGAAACTTGCAGAAGCTTCAGTTATGCAGGGCCTTGACAGGCGCACAATGGAGTTGGGGGTGCCAGGTGTCGTTTTGATGGAAAATGCCGGCAAGGGTACAGTCGATCTCCTAACCGAACATTTTGGGGATTTGGCGGGGCAAACTGTTGCCATTGTAGCCGGCCCTGGCAATAATGGTGGTGACGGGTTTGTGATAGCCCGTCATCTTTTGCAATTAAGGGCAAAGCCTGCTGTTTACTGTCTGGTTGACCCTGCGAAAATAAAGGGCGATGCTCGAATCAATCATGATAGTGTCTTAAACCTTAAGATTTCGGTTTACTACATTACCAAGGAGAGTGGACTGACCGTGTGCCGGGCTGCGCTGGTTCACTCTACTATTATAATGGATGCACTCTTTGGCACAGGTTTAAAGCGAAGGGTTGAGGGGCTGTTTGCCATGGTGATTGAATGCCTGAATCAGGCTGGGCGTCCAATAGTGTCCGTCGATATTCCATCAGGACTTGACAGTGACACCGGAGAGCCTCTTGGGGCCTGTGTCTATGCGACATTAACTGCAACATATGGTCTTGCCAAGCCTGGTCATGTTACCTATCCAGGGGTCGAGTATACCGGGATTCTCAAAGTGGTTGATATTGGGATTCCCCCTCAGGTTGTTAATGAGGCTGCAATAAAAATCGATCTTTTGCAGAAAAAGGAGATGGTCGGCCTGATACCAAACCGCTCGTTGACAAGTCATAAGGGTAGTTTTGGACACGTGATGCTGCTGGCTGGATCACAGGGTAAAACTGGAGCCGCAATACTTGCTGCCCGGGCTGCATTGCGATCTGGTGTCGGATTGGTCAGTCTTGGGGTACCACAGAAATTAAATGATATATTCGAAAAAAGTCTGATTGAGGCGATGACAATACCATTGGCCTCGGAGTATTTTATTGGCATTGACGATATGCATGCTATTAAAAGTGCTTTGCATGGTATGGATTCTTTGGTAGTTGGGCCAGGAATTGGAACTGATCCTGAGACATCAGCACTTGTTGCAAAACTCTATGCTGATGTCGATTTGCCCATGGTTATTGATGCTGATGCTATAACTGCTTTGGCCCGGGAAGAGGTGGCCTTAAGTCATCATGCGCCGCGTATTTTTACACCGCATCCTGGAGAAATGGCACGATTGACGGGGAAAACCGTCAAGGAGATTCAAGGAAACAGACGTCTCATATCAAGTGATTTCGCGGTCCAAAACGGTGTTGTTGTGGTACTTAAAGGAGCGGCAACTGTGATCGCCGCCCCAGATGGCAGGGTGGCTATAAACCCAACAGGGAATGCAGCGATGGCGGTCGGAGGGATGGGTGATGTGCTTTCCGGTTTGATAGGGGCCTTGATTGCTCAGGGGCTAAATGCCTGGGATGCATCTTGTCTGGGCGTTTATGTGCACGGTCTTGCGGCTGACCAGATAGTTGCAGCCCATGATTTGCCATTTGGGATATTGGCTTCAGAAGTTGCTGACGAAATTCCTTTGGCATTTAGGGAAATTATTAAAGGAACGAAACTGATTAGGTAA
- a CDS encoding penicillin-binding protein 1A, whose translation MLFQKKSLPKSKPLKARDNKPLWRWSHIHLIFFFLSVCSLLTLLISIILYALISLNIPSIKSIASYQPPATTLIYSNADILIGRSYSENRQLVDLKQVPKLVAKAFVAAEDARFFEHPGVDGWSILRALIRNITSGSRGQGGSTITQQVARSLLLSPEKTYIRKVKEAILAYRIDKKLSKNEILHIYMNQIYLGEGAYGIGAAAKTYFGKDVNQLDLAEIAVLAGLPQAPSRYSPFKHYNKAKRRQAYVLNRMAEDGYISPTAARRAYKEALLLAPQGGLPEEASYFVQYVKNYLTTKYGYKKLQQGGLKIFTTVDLQLQRAATSQVRQGVTLWGARHPDNKTGSPEASLVCIDVQTGHVLALVGGVNFANSQFDRATQAKRQPGSAFKPLVYATAFNKGFLPNSIIIDEPITFTTNNQTWEPRNFSGSFYGPTTLRNALVHSRNIPAIKLLREIGVSETVTMAKAMGIDSPLKPNLSLALGSSELSLLELTSAYTVFANNGRYSPPLFIKKIIDRNGTVLEENTAHHTQVMTEESAFQTTYLLKSAIEEGTGKNARGIPFSAGKTGTTDRNMDAWFIGYNPSIATGVWVGHDQHISLGPNETGGRAAAPIWRKFMAEAIKTYQSHDFKIPNSITFIPINKESGDFEYLNTDDSLWEAFAKGNMKRWSERSQE comes from the coding sequence ATGCTTTTTCAAAAAAAATCATTACCAAAAAGCAAACCCCTTAAAGCGCGGGATAACAAACCATTGTGGCGCTGGTCACACATCCATCTTATTTTCTTTTTTTTATCAGTCTGTTCACTACTAACTTTACTTATCAGTATCATCCTCTATGCTTTAATCAGTCTCAACATTCCCAGCATCAAATCAATTGCCAGCTACCAACCCCCGGCTACAACACTCATTTATTCCAATGCAGACATACTTATCGGCCGCTCATACTCCGAAAATCGCCAGCTGGTGGATCTTAAACAGGTTCCCAAATTAGTTGCTAAAGCCTTTGTGGCAGCAGAAGACGCACGTTTTTTTGAACATCCTGGCGTAGACGGTTGGTCGATTTTGCGCGCGCTGATCAGAAATATAACATCCGGAAGTCGTGGACAGGGCGGCAGCACAATAACCCAGCAAGTTGCGAGATCTCTACTGCTTAGCCCTGAAAAAACATATATCCGCAAGGTCAAAGAAGCAATTCTTGCCTATCGTATAGATAAAAAATTATCTAAAAATGAAATTCTTCATATCTATATGAATCAGATTTATTTAGGTGAAGGTGCTTATGGAATTGGCGCCGCAGCAAAAACCTATTTCGGCAAAGATGTCAATCAGCTTGATCTCGCTGAAATTGCCGTTCTCGCCGGGCTCCCTCAGGCACCAAGCAGATACTCACCCTTCAAGCATTACAATAAGGCTAAACGCCGCCAGGCTTACGTACTTAACCGAATGGCCGAGGACGGCTACATCAGTCCGACTGCTGCACGCAGAGCCTATAAAGAGGCTCTGCTTCTTGCCCCCCAGGGGGGGCTGCCAGAAGAGGCGAGTTACTTTGTCCAGTATGTTAAAAATTATTTAACAACTAAATATGGTTATAAAAAACTGCAGCAAGGTGGCTTGAAAATTTTCACCACCGTTGACCTGCAACTGCAAAGAGCGGCAACATCCCAAGTAAGACAGGGTGTCACCCTCTGGGGTGCAAGACACCCTGACAACAAAACAGGTTCTCCGGAGGCATCGCTTGTTTGCATTGATGTGCAGACTGGTCATGTACTGGCACTTGTAGGCGGCGTAAATTTTGCCAACAGCCAGTTTGACCGTGCAACTCAAGCCAAGCGCCAACCGGGTTCAGCATTCAAGCCCTTAGTGTATGCCACAGCATTCAACAAAGGCTTTCTGCCAAACTCAATCATCATCGATGAACCCATTACGTTCACCACTAATAATCAAACATGGGAACCACGAAATTTCAGCGGTTCGTTTTATGGGCCAACTACTCTTCGTAATGCCCTGGTGCATTCACGCAATATCCCAGCAATTAAGCTTCTCCGGGAAATTGGTGTCAGTGAAACCGTCACCATGGCAAAGGCCATGGGGATAGACTCCCCTTTAAAGCCCAATCTTTCCTTAGCGCTCGGCTCATCGGAACTCTCACTCCTTGAGCTGACCAGTGCCTATACAGTTTTTGCCAATAACGGCAGGTATTCACCACCTCTATTTATCAAAAAAATAATTGATCGTAACGGCACAGTACTTGAGGAAAACACAGCTCATCATACTCAAGTGATGACGGAAGAATCAGCTTTCCAAACCACTTACTTACTTAAATCTGCTATCGAAGAAGGAACCGGTAAAAATGCCAGAGGCATCCCTTTTTCTGCCGGAAAAACGGGAACCACAGATCGGAATATGGACGCCTGGTTCATCGGTTATAACCCGTCAATTGCCACCGGCGTCTGGGTTGGCCATGACCAGCATATCTCTTTAGGCCCCAACGAAACCGGCGGCCGTGCCGCTGCGCCCATTTGGCGGAAGTTCATGGCAGAGGCAATTAAAACGTACCAAAGCCACGACTTCAAAATTCCGAACAGCATAACCTTTATCCCAATAAATAAGGAATCCGGCGACTTTGAATACCTAAACACCGACGATTCGCTGTGGGAGGCCTTTGCAAAAGGAAACATGAAACGCTGGAGTGAAAGATCTCAAGAATAA
- a CDS encoding cytochrome c3 family protein: MFKNLMTLAVAAAITLCFAMVTANTVAADSHKGPGEMVLKTASGKKPSAFNHTTHQEANKCETCHHTSDATGKKGPYVAGEEKKCATCHNSDMANEKLNDFKKAAHVLCKECHKVAEKDGKAAPTKCTGCHIKGLE, encoded by the coding sequence ATGTTTAAAAATCTGATGACTCTTGCTGTTGCTGCTGCAATCACTCTTTGTTTTGCCATGGTAACTGCCAATACTGTTGCCGCTGACAGTCACAAAGGCCCTGGTGAGATGGTTCTAAAAACAGCCAGTGGTAAAAAGCCTTCGGCATTTAATCACACAACACACCAAGAGGCCAACAAGTGTGAAACCTGCCACCACACATCAGACGCTACAGGAAAAAAAGGACCATACGTTGCCGGTGAAGAGAAAAAATGCGCAACTTGCCACAATAGCGATATGGCTAATGAAAAATTAAACGACTTTAAAAAAGCAGCTCATGTTTTATGTAAAGAGTGCCATAAAGTCGCCGAGAAAGATGGCAAGGCGGCCCCAACTAAATGTACTGGGTGTCATATTAAAGGATTAGAATAG
- a CDS encoding methyl-accepting chemotaxis protein, whose product MPRTYQRKTYYLKNSAQSNFIFRFVIISLLGGIAALTTFNILSYKKIDSVLYSMRLPNISPGGLLWNEMFYTNLFVIIFVLIVFVITARSLFIKIHGPLKKLTSDIHRMESGDLKFEVSLREKDEFKEFAQELTTMSLELNKRFKDISKKTDTIISVAENSNTHENELKQAIDDLEKSIGSFKR is encoded by the coding sequence ATGCCCAGAACTTATCAAAGAAAAACGTATTACTTAAAAAACAGCGCCCAAAGTAATTTCATCTTCCGCTTTGTTATCATTTCACTGCTTGGCGGGATAGCCGCACTTACGACATTTAACATCCTTTCCTACAAAAAAATTGATTCTGTTTTATACTCAATGCGCTTGCCCAATATTTCTCCTGGCGGCCTGCTGTGGAATGAGATGTTTTACACGAATCTATTTGTTATTATTTTCGTGCTGATTGTCTTTGTCATCACTGCCCGAAGTCTCTTCATCAAAATCCATGGTCCTTTAAAAAAATTAACCAGTGACATACATCGTATGGAAAGTGGTGATTTGAAATTTGAGGTCTCACTACGTGAAAAAGATGAGTTTAAAGAGTTTGCGCAGGAATTAACAACCATGTCACTTGAACTCAACAAACGATTTAAAGATATCAGCAAAAAAACCGACACCATCATCTCTGTTGCTGAAAACAGCAATACCCATGAGAATGAGCTTAAACAGGCAATCGACGACCTGGAAAAATCAATAGGATCTTTCAAACGATGA
- a CDS encoding CBS domain-containing protein, whose protein sequence is MLTAKDIMTTKVITAPSELSVENLALLLWENKIGGAPVLDSDGNLIGVVTESDLIDQAKNLHIPTVVSILDSFVFLESTEKMDKEIEKMTGRVVGDICAKELVTVTEDTTFNEIATIMSEKKIHTLPVTANGKMVGVIGKSDLIRAISQGE, encoded by the coding sequence ATGCTCACTGCTAAAGATATAATGACAACTAAGGTAATTACAGCCCCTAGCGAACTTTCAGTTGAAAACCTGGCCCTACTGCTTTGGGAAAATAAAATAGGCGGGGCACCAGTGCTGGATTCGGATGGCAACTTGATAGGTGTAGTAACCGAGAGTGATTTGATTGATCAGGCTAAAAATCTTCATATCCCGACGGTGGTATCTATTCTTGACTCATTTGTCTTCCTGGAAAGCACTGAAAAGATGGACAAAGAGATTGAAAAAATGACCGGCAGGGTGGTCGGAGATATTTGTGCAAAAGAGTTGGTGACTGTTACTGAAGATACTACTTTTAACGAGATAGCTACTATCATGTCGGAGAAAAAGATACACACCTTACCAGTAACTGCTAACGGTAAAATGGTCGGAGTGATAGGTAAAAGCGACTTGATTCGGGCTATCAGCCAGGGGGAGTGA
- the pabB gene encoding aminodeoxychorismate synthase component I — MKPPALNEQTLHQILSFVDSKSDCIFLETSKTNDENFCSYIFYDPVEILSFHKDQPLEEFFKQVQNCIDQGLYLAGWVSYEFGYALEPVLQKHLGDLDNRPLLKLGVFKEPIIFDHRNASFSKPFKHTLPCPDTPGSFSINNVRPSMSMEEYLKNLDVIKEYIEAGDTYQVNYTMKLLFDFAGSPTALYKMLRFNQPVSYGAFLKLAGRTTLSFSPELFFTKTADTCLVRPMKGTIARGLTWAEDQKNIHTLQNDIKNRSENIMIVDLLRNDLGRLSEKGSVSMSSMFDVETYATLHQMTSTVTGRLKPEINLTQIFKAFFPCGSVTGAPKIRTMEIIHELEKLPRGIYTGGIGFIGPESVTFNVPIRTLVLNQGQSEMGIGSGIVHDSNNEDEWRECLLKAKFLTSPCPDFQLIETVLWTEAAGFYLLDRHLSRLKKSAEYFDFPFDGQRITKTLSAHKATKNINNKNPAKVRLLLHRDGTLEISSNPCAPPDRLKFQDQPATDKKKLPKIRIST, encoded by the coding sequence ATGAAACCCCCTGCCCTGAACGAGCAAACTCTCCATCAGATCCTTTCCTTTGTTGACTCCAAGAGCGATTGTATTTTCTTAGAAACGAGTAAAACAAATGACGAGAACTTTTGTTCCTACATTTTTTACGACCCCGTCGAAATACTCTCTTTTCATAAAGATCAGCCCCTGGAAGAGTTCTTCAAACAGGTCCAAAACTGCATTGACCAAGGCTTATACCTGGCTGGCTGGGTTTCCTATGAGTTTGGCTACGCCTTGGAACCAGTTTTACAAAAACACCTAGGCGACCTTGACAATCGACCCTTGTTAAAGCTTGGTGTCTTTAAAGAACCAATCATATTCGACCACCGCAACGCCTCCTTCTCAAAACCTTTTAAGCATACACTTCCTTGCCCTGACACCCCAGGCTCATTTTCCATTAACAATGTGCGCCCCAGCATGAGCATGGAAGAATACCTCAAGAACCTTGACGTTATTAAAGAGTATATCGAGGCTGGCGATACCTATCAGGTCAACTACACCATGAAGCTGCTTTTTGACTTTGCCGGCAGCCCTACAGCACTGTACAAAATGCTACGCTTCAATCAACCTGTCAGTTATGGAGCTTTCCTTAAACTGGCTGGCCGGACAACCCTCTCCTTTTCACCTGAACTTTTTTTCACCAAAACTGCTGATACTTGTCTGGTGAGACCAATGAAAGGCACGATCGCCAGAGGATTGACCTGGGCTGAGGATCAAAAAAATATCCACACCCTGCAAAACGACATAAAAAATCGCAGCGAAAATATCATGATCGTCGACCTGTTGCGTAATGACCTTGGCCGTTTAAGTGAAAAAGGCAGCGTGAGCATGTCATCTATGTTTGATGTGGAAACTTACGCAACCTTGCACCAGATGACCTCCACAGTAACCGGCAGGTTAAAACCAGAGATCAACCTGACTCAAATTTTTAAAGCTTTTTTCCCCTGTGGTTCTGTTACCGGCGCCCCTAAAATACGGACAATGGAAATTATCCATGAGCTCGAAAAATTGCCTCGGGGCATCTATACTGGAGGAATCGGCTTTATCGGCCCAGAGAGCGTAACATTTAACGTCCCCATCCGAACGCTCGTTCTTAATCAGGGTCAGTCTGAAATGGGCATAGGTTCTGGAATTGTGCACGATTCAAACAACGAAGATGAGTGGCGAGAATGCCTCTTAAAGGCAAAATTCCTCACCTCACCCTGCCCGGACTTTCAACTCATTGAAACAGTTCTGTGGACAGAGGCGGCGGGCTTTTACCTTTTAGACAGACATCTCAGCCGACTAAAAAAGTCAGCGGAGTACTTTGATTTCCCCTTTGACGGGCAACGTATCACAAAAACCCTGTCCGCCCACAAGGCAACCAAAAACATCAATAATAAAAATCCCGCTAAAGTCCGGCTACTCCTGCACCGCGATGGCACACTAGAAATCAGCAGTAACCCTTGCGCCCCCCCAGATAGGCTGAAATTCCAAGATCAACCTGCCACAGACAAAAAAAAGCTGCCCAAGATACGTATCAGTACCTGA
- a CDS encoding PilZ domain-containing protein, giving the protein MTEQRGAARTLCDLQIEFTLNESSIISAHILDLSATGMGISTDTKLHKGQMINFVKDQPHWELPEKALVVWSFTNKSGSKAGLEFIAPNC; this is encoded by the coding sequence ATGACAGAGCAACGCGGTGCCGCAAGAACTCTTTGCGACCTCCAGATAGAATTCACCTTGAACGAAAGTTCCATCATCAGTGCTCACATACTCGATTTAAGTGCAACAGGGATGGGTATATCCACAGACACAAAATTGCATAAAGGACAAATGATAAATTTCGTGAAAGATCAGCCACACTGGGAGTTACCAGAGAAAGCCCTCGTCGTTTGGAGTTTCACTAATAAATCAGGGAGCAAAGCTGGCCTTGAGTTTATTGCACCTAACTGTTAA
- a CDS encoding HAMP domain-containing protein — protein MKDPGSIQVISKSYLSGLIIKCGLFFAGGLVLTGIILYFSAHQPLGPSYQESFARLAQLKQEMLIKSITTYFTLTVLILTGVIFITVLYSHRVVGPLVGLSRTVKEIASGNLAQPAKLREKDAIQPMAEALNAMREAHSEKINLASKQCEAMYKILSDSQNTDKRSAIAEKAKGIKGILFPLKL, from the coding sequence ATGAAAGACCCAGGCTCCATACAAGTTATTTCTAAATCATATCTCAGCGGTCTAATAATCAAATGTGGGTTATTTTTCGCAGGAGGACTCGTACTTACGGGAATCATTTTATATTTTTCTGCCCACCAACCGTTAGGCCCATCATACCAAGAAAGCTTTGCACGTTTAGCCCAACTCAAGCAAGAGATGTTAATAAAATCAATCACCACCTACTTCACATTAACAGTTCTAATTCTGACCGGCGTAATTTTCATTACTGTACTATACTCCCACCGCGTTGTTGGGCCGCTGGTAGGACTAAGTCGGACTGTCAAGGAAATTGCTTCCGGCAATCTGGCGCAACCAGCAAAATTACGAGAAAAAGATGCAATCCAACCCATGGCTGAAGCTCTTAACGCCATGCGAGAAGCCCACAGCGAAAAAATCAACCTTGCGTCCAAACAGTGTGAGGCCATGTATAAAATTTTAAGCGATTCGCAAAACACTGACAAACGTAGCGCTATAGCCGAAAAGGCTAAGGGAATTAAGGGGATTCTGTTCCCACTAAAACTGTAA